One Elusimicrobiota bacterium genomic region harbors:
- a CDS encoding Gfo/Idh/MocA family oxidoreductase, protein MSKVLGFGVIGCGNIGPFHMDAITQIKGAKLVAISDVVEPRVKELAKKYNVEGYLDYNKMLERKDIDVVNICTPSGLHIESALAAAKAGKHLIVEKPLEITLEKCDKIIKAANDNKVKLCVIFPSRFSFGVRKLKEAIEKDRFGKIVIGDAYIKWYRSQEYYDTGKWRGTWEMDGGGALMNQSIHTIDILQWMMGPVDEVTAYAGTLLRKIKVEDTAVALLKFKNNAFGVIEGTTAVYPGFDNRLEIYGEKGSVVLVGTNVEAWEFIDKIEEDEQIKAAKKKTSSGASDPVKSITSEGHMIQIQDMVDAINNNKTPMVDGYEGRKAVELVLAIYKSAKEKKQIRLPL, encoded by the coding sequence ATGAGCAAAGTTCTTGGGTTCGGGGTAATCGGCTGCGGGAATATAGGTCCATTCCATATGGATGCAATAACACAAATAAAAGGAGCAAAACTTGTAGCTATTTCAGATGTTGTTGAACCAAGAGTCAAAGAGCTGGCAAAAAAATATAATGTTGAAGGATATCTGGATTATAATAAGATGCTTGAAAGAAAAGATATTGATGTGGTTAATATCTGTACACCCAGCGGATTACATATAGAATCCGCTTTGGCTGCAGCAAAAGCCGGCAAGCATCTGATAGTTGAAAAACCACTTGAAATTACTTTGGAAAAATGCGATAAAATAATAAAAGCTGCAAATGATAATAAGGTTAAACTATGTGTTATTTTCCCGTCCAGGTTTAGTTTCGGCGTCAGGAAACTTAAGGAAGCGATTGAAAAAGACAGGTTTGGGAAAATTGTAATTGGAGATGCTTATATAAAGTGGTACCGTTCCCAGGAATATTATGATACCGGAAAATGGCGCGGCACATGGGAAATGGATGGCGGCGGTGCGCTTATGAACCAGTCAATCCATACAATTGATATTCTTCAATGGATGATGGGACCTGTTGATGAGGTTACGGCTTATGCAGGTACGCTGCTGAGAAAAATAAAAGTTGAAGATACAGCGGTAGCACTGCTTAAATTTAAAAATAACGCTTTCGGGGTTATAGAAGGAACTACTGCTGTCTACCCCGGTTTTGATAACAGGCTGGAAATTTACGGGGAAAAAGGTAGTGTCGTGCTGGTAGGTACTAATGTTGAAGCTTGGGAATTTATAGATAAAATAGAAGAAGACGAGCAAATTAAAGCAGCTAAAAAGAAAACTTCAAGCGGTGCTTCCGATCCGGTAAAATCAATAACCTCTGAGGGGCATATGATTCAGATACAAGATATGGTGGACGCAATAAATAACAATAAAACCCCTATGGTTGACGGCTATGAGGGAAGAAAAGCTGTGGAATTGGTGCTTGCAATATATAAGTCAGCAAAAGAAAAAAAACAAATTAGGCTGCCACTATAA
- the murJ gene encoding murein biosynthesis integral membrane protein MurJ, translating into MSTNKTVTKSAGIISIATLISRILGFIRDIIIARLFGVYVYAQAFVIAFKIPNLFRDFIGEGAANAAIVPVFSEYTTKHTKEEFWELANVVLNLLLVVLTAITVLGIIFSPIIVRLVAPGFTADPFKLQTTITLNRIIFPYIILIGLAAYAMAILNSLKHFTIPAFGPCFLNISIIIFALIFGEGIKGLSLGVLVGGILQLLIQIPILYKKGFRLHLFRSFKHPAANIIGKLMLPRILSSSVYQLNNFIDSIFGSLFFIVGEGGVAGLYFAYRLILFPLGIFSTALSQAILPTFSTQVLEDNHDNLKHTLSFGIRATYFVMLPASVGFMVLANRIITTIFRGGKFDAYASNMTADILFYYSIGLFAYGASRILQACFFALKDTVTPTKNAILTLILNIILNSLLIYPMKLRGIALATSVSGIISFLVLFSRLKKKIHPFDTKEINSSFLHILLASICMGAVIYFFKSFNLFLVISVGILSYGIFCFIFRVKEIQQLQEFIKLRKSRRL; encoded by the coding sequence ATGTCAACAAACAAAACTGTTACCAAATCAGCCGGAATTATAAGTATTGCAACATTGATTTCGCGTATTCTGGGATTTATCCGTGATATTATTATAGCGCGTTTATTCGGGGTTTATGTTTATGCCCAGGCTTTTGTTATTGCATTTAAAATACCCAATCTGTTCCGGGATTTTATCGGCGAGGGAGCGGCAAATGCTGCAATTGTTCCCGTGTTTAGCGAGTATACCACAAAACATACCAAAGAAGAGTTCTGGGAATTGGCAAATGTTGTTTTGAACCTGCTTCTTGTGGTTCTGACAGCAATTACGGTTCTTGGTATAATATTTTCCCCGATAATTGTTCGGTTAGTTGCACCGGGTTTTACCGCTGACCCCTTTAAACTGCAAACCACAATAACATTAAACCGGATAATATTTCCGTATATTATTTTAATAGGTCTTGCCGCATATGCCATGGCAATTCTTAATTCGCTGAAACATTTTACTATTCCGGCTTTTGGTCCATGTTTTTTGAATATTTCAATAATTATATTCGCTCTTATCTTTGGGGAAGGTATTAAAGGTTTATCGCTTGGAGTTCTCGTAGGAGGGATTCTTCAACTTCTAATCCAAATACCTATTCTTTATAAAAAAGGATTCCGGCTTCATTTGTTCAGGAGTTTTAAACATCCGGCGGCAAATATAATAGGTAAACTGATGTTGCCAAGGATTTTGAGTTCTTCTGTTTACCAGTTAAATAATTTTATAGATTCCATATTCGGGTCTTTGTTCTTCATAGTAGGGGAGGGCGGGGTTGCAGGATTATATTTTGCTTACAGGCTGATTCTTTTCCCGCTGGGTATTTTCAGTACCGCGCTGTCGCAGGCTATACTGCCGACGTTTTCCACTCAGGTCTTGGAGGATAATCATGATAACCTGAAACATACGCTCTCTTTCGGTATCCGTGCGACATATTTTGTTATGTTGCCGGCATCAGTTGGTTTTATGGTTTTGGCTAACCGTATAATTACCACTATATTTAGAGGCGGGAAGTTCGATGCCTATGCCTCTAATATGACCGCAGATATTTTATTTTATTATAGTATCGGTTTGTTCGCTTACGGAGCGTCAAGAATATTACAGGCGTGTTTTTTTGCTTTGAAAGATACGGTAACTCCTACAAAAAACGCTATTTTGACTTTAATCCTGAATATAATTTTAAATTCTCTGCTCATTTACCCGATGAAGCTGAGAGGAATAGCGTTAGCTACATCTGTATCGGGTATTATCAGTTTTCTTGTGCTGTTCTCGAGACTCAAAAAGAAAATCCACCCGTTTGATACTAAAGAAATAAATTCATCTTTCCTGCATATTCTTTTAGCAAGTATTTGTATGGGTGCTGTGATTTATTTTTTCAAGTCATTTAATTTGTTTCTGGTAATTTCTGTGGGAATATTATCATACGGTATTTTCTGCTTTATTTTTAGAGTAAAAGAAATACAACAATTGCAGGAATTTATAAAGTTACGGAAGAGTAGGAGATTATAA
- a CDS encoding carbon starvation CstA family protein has protein sequence MIAFVVIGSALILLAGYIFYGKFLMKRFMLDASCKTPACEINDGVDYVPAKPVLLLGQHFSAIAAAGPIVGPILAAILFGWLPTLLWILLGSIFIGGVHDFSSLVASLRHKASSIGEIIKENMSETSRLLFLIFVWFCLVYVIIAFTDITAQTFKTVSAGEAYGPGVAASSILYIFIGMLMGICLYKFNLKVGLATMIFLPIVLFIIWLGPRLPQSILYYFTDVPTKKWDVFLLIYCFIASIIPMWLLLQPRGYLGGWLLYLVIAIGLIGALFGGFQVQYPAINTLGLKSIINGKLIFPFLFITVACGACSGFHGIVSSGTTSKQISSETDAKIVGYGAMLLEALVAVLALATVMMLPKGSEMLKMDPNLIYANGIANYLGLVGVGFSVAFPFALLAFSTFVYDTLDVCTRLARYIFQEIFGITSIFGGIVATLLTLTVPMIFLLLTQEKGYLVAWPIFGTSNQLLASLILLAISVWMIKNGKKAVFVIIPMFFMLITALFALILQILPFINIVLGRTDSKTATPDTIISGVCGIILLILSLWLIVESVNVLFLKKKIREVHI, from the coding sequence ATGATTGCGTTTGTTGTGATTGGGTCTGCACTTATACTGCTGGCAGGTTATATTTTTTATGGAAAATTCTTAATGAAAAGATTTATGTTAGATGCTTCTTGCAAAACTCCTGCTTGCGAGATAAACGACGGCGTTGACTATGTTCCGGCAAAACCTGTTTTGCTTCTGGGACAGCATTTTTCCGCTATCGCTGCTGCGGGTCCGATTGTCGGTCCTATTCTTGCTGCAATATTGTTCGGCTGGCTGCCGACATTACTATGGATATTATTAGGGTCAATATTTATCGGCGGTGTCCATGATTTTTCCAGTTTAGTCGCCTCATTAAGACATAAAGCTTCGTCTATAGGTGAGATAATTAAAGAAAATATGTCGGAAACTTCCCGTTTATTATTCTTAATTTTTGTCTGGTTCTGTCTTGTTTACGTAATAATCGCTTTTACCGATATTACAGCCCAGACATTCAAAACAGTTTCGGCAGGAGAAGCATACGGACCCGGAGTTGCCGCATCATCCATATTATATATATTTATAGGTATGCTGATGGGTATCTGTTTATATAAATTTAATCTTAAGGTCGGTTTAGCAACAATGATATTCCTGCCGATAGTTTTATTCATAATCTGGCTAGGTCCAAGACTGCCGCAGTCAATTCTTTATTACTTTACAGATGTACCTACCAAAAAATGGGACGTGTTTCTCCTTATATACTGTTTTATCGCTTCTATAATCCCCATGTGGTTACTGCTTCAGCCAAGAGGATATCTCGGAGGATGGTTATTATATCTTGTTATCGCTATAGGTTTAATCGGTGCTTTGTTTGGAGGTTTTCAAGTTCAATATCCTGCTATAAATACTTTGGGTTTGAAAAGTATTATTAACGGAAAATTAATTTTCCCTTTTCTTTTCATTACGGTAGCCTGCGGTGCATGTTCTGGTTTTCACGGGATTGTCAGTTCCGGTACTACATCAAAACAAATATCCAGTGAAACAGATGCAAAAATTGTCGGTTACGGAGCAATGCTTCTTGAGGCGCTGGTAGCAGTTCTGGCACTGGCAACAGTAATGATGTTACCTAAAGGTTCGGAAATGCTTAAAATGGACCCTAATCTGATATATGCTAACGGAATCGCCAACTATTTAGGTTTGGTCGGAGTAGGGTTCAGCGTAGCTTTCCCGTTTGCCCTGCTTGCATTTTCAACATTTGTTTATGACACGCTTGACGTCTGCACAAGGTTAGCAAGATATATTTTCCAGGAAATTTTTGGAATAACAAGTATTTTCGGTGGCATTGTAGCAACATTGCTTACTCTTACTGTTCCAATGATTTTCCTTCTACTGACACAAGAAAAAGGTTATCTTGTTGCATGGCCTATTTTCGGGACGAGCAACCAATTGCTGGCAAGTTTAATACTGCTTGCAATATCTGTCTGGATGATAAAAAACGGTAAGAAAGCCGTATTTGTAATAATACCGATGTTCTTTATGTTGATAACAGCACTGTTTGCTTTAATATTGCAGATTTTACCGTTTATAAACATTGTTTTGGGACGGACTGACTCTAAAACAGCAACACCCGATACTATAATATCAGGTGTTTGCGGGATAATACTGCTTATTCTGAGCCTGTGGCTGATTGTTGAATCTGTCAATGTTTTGTTCTTAAAGAAAAAAATTAGGGAAGTACATATATAG
- a CDS encoding Gfo/Idh/MocA family oxidoreductase, which translates to MKNSNSFKAVDVTIVGGGMITNDLILPSVYHLQRTGIVGDINICALNNGPLKALKENKEIKEAFPGQDFTANPSLSESPAKNLPDLYKEVISKMMPYQAVIVAMPDQLHYEVVMEALRNNQHVLCVKPLVLKYEQTLEIEKLALSKGLFVGVEYHKRFDRRSLMAKRSYELGHFGEFVMGEAKMIEPYYYRSSNFQNWFTTKNTDPFVYVGCHYVDLVYFITGLKPVEVSVSGIKGKFPNGNEGYMWANGRVKYENGALLSVTDGLGYPDEAAGSNEQCLSMFFEGNGKSGLVKHDDQFRGVSHCYLEGIGCAGSHFNFVSPDFYKLVPWEGIGYKPVGYGFDSVAATLNTINRIENEVTSLTEDKAMNKRKEIIKEIDKKGIIATPANSYINELVVEAARMSILGDGETIKIIYDKNPHIEPRK; encoded by the coding sequence ATGAAAAATTCTAATTCATTTAAAGCTGTTGATGTGACTATAGTTGGCGGGGGTATGATTACCAACGATTTAATATTGCCTTCAGTTTATCATTTACAAAGGACCGGGATAGTTGGGGATATAAACATTTGTGCTTTGAATAACGGACCCCTTAAAGCACTTAAAGAAAATAAAGAAATCAAAGAAGCTTTCCCAGGACAGGATTTTACCGCTAATCCGTCACTATCCGAATCACCGGCTAAAAATTTGCCTGATTTATACAAAGAAGTGATATCTAAAATGATGCCTTATCAGGCAGTTATAGTTGCAATGCCCGACCAGCTTCACTATGAAGTAGTTATGGAAGCATTGCGTAACAACCAGCATGTACTTTGCGTTAAACCTTTAGTATTAAAATACGAACAAACATTAGAAATAGAGAAACTTGCTTTGAGTAAAGGACTATTTGTAGGTGTAGAATATCATAAACGGTTCGACCGCAGGTCGCTTATGGCAAAACGCAGTTATGAATTAGGTCATTTCGGAGAATTTGTCATGGGTGAAGCTAAAATGATAGAACCATATTATTACAGGTCTTCTAATTTCCAAAACTGGTTTACAACAAAAAACACCGACCCTTTTGTTTATGTAGGATGTCATTATGTAGACCTTGTCTATTTTATTACAGGACTTAAACCGGTTGAAGTTTCAGTATCCGGCATCAAAGGTAAATTTCCTAACGGTAATGAAGGCTATATGTGGGCTAACGGGCGGGTAAAGTATGAGAACGGCGCTTTATTGTCTGTAACTGACGGGTTAGGTTATCCGGATGAAGCTGCCGGCAGCAACGAACAATGCTTGTCTATGTTTTTTGAAGGTAATGGAAAGAGCGGTCTGGTCAAGCATGACGACCAGTTTAGGGGAGTAAGCCATTGTTATCTTGAAGGTATAGGCTGTGCGGGTTCGCATTTCAATTTTGTCAGTCCTGATTTTTATAAATTGGTTCCGTGGGAAGGTATCGGATATAAGCCGGTAGGATACGGTTTTGATTCTGTCGCAGCAACGTTAAATACAATTAATAGAATTGAAAATGAAGTTACGTCTTTGACTGAAGATAAAGCAATGAATAAAAGAAAAGAGATAATTAAAGAAATTGATAAGAAAGGAATAATTGCCACACCTGCAAACAGTTATATAAATGAATTGGTTGTCGAAGCAGCCAGAATGTCAATATTAGGCGATGGTGAAACCATAAAAATCATTTATGACAAAAACCCGCATATTGAACCCCGAAAGTAG
- a CDS encoding DUF933 domain-containing protein → MKIGFTGIDVPEGKIKYNDEILIALEKKCEPKKVSPFFAEFIRDEFIQVEAIVLPRAKILDLLIHDIEKFESRLQNTNDTAEKEFIGKCISYLEKEVPLCEVEFNETEQKFINMMSPFSMKPVVVLENETETNEIIKKTLEKSNFIFFYTAGKQEVHAWQVKKGSDIVTCAGKIHTDLARGFIKADIVSFEDFMKCHNINDARSKGLVKLVDRDYIIKEADIIEIRFNV, encoded by the coding sequence ATGAAAATAGGTTTTACCGGTATTGATGTACCAGAAGGCAAAATAAAATACAATGACGAAATCTTAATCGCACTTGAGAAAAAATGTGAACCAAAAAAAGTATCTCCGTTTTTCGCCGAATTTATCCGTGATGAGTTCATACAAGTAGAAGCAATTGTCTTGCCCCGTGCTAAAATACTTGATTTGCTTATCCACGATATTGAGAAATTTGAATCGCGTTTACAAAACACTAATGATACCGCTGAAAAAGAATTCATCGGGAAATGCATATCTTATCTTGAAAAAGAAGTACCTTTATGCGAAGTAGAATTTAATGAAACTGAACAAAAATTTATTAATATGATGTCGCCGTTCAGCATGAAACCGGTAGTAGTCCTCGAAAACGAAACAGAAACTAATGAAATAATTAAAAAAACTCTTGAAAAATCAAATTTTATATTTTTCTATACTGCCGGTAAACAGGAAGTCCATGCCTGGCAGGTAAAAAAGGGTTCGGATATTGTTACCTGTGCCGGTAAAATTCACACTGACCTCGCACGAGGATTCATAAAAGCGGATATTGTAAGTTTTGAGGATTTCATGAAATGTCATAATATTAATGATGCAAGAAGCAAAGGATTGGTCAAATTAGTAGACAGGGATTATATTATAAAGGAAGCCGACATAATAGAAATAAGATTTAATGTGTGA
- a CDS encoding aspartate aminotransferase family protein: MAKYNLEPVDVPKIKTKYRCIKTKLPVPQSLKIFKSLMESEPKSMMGQPPVIWHKAEGFQVYDKWGNKWIDWSSGVLITNAGHGRKEIIKAVRKILDQKLLATYVFVHEQRAELVKALQELSPDPSNYHVFLLTTGSEAVENAIKLAKTYAVEKYGPKRKYLVSFKNAFHGRTLGSQLAGGMEKSKKWIVDGDKTFIQVPFPDGYKNEDISFELFVKTLIEKNVKPDEIAGVLVESYQGVGPDFLPYEYAQRLAKFCKDNDIVLICDEVQAGFCRTGKMFTFEHYDIKPDLIVCGKGISSSLPISAVIGRKDILGLYSPGSMTSTHSASPLPVAASLANLKILKKEKLAEKSKKLGEILIPELRRIREKYPHVLGCVQGKGLVGGIQVVKKGTKEPDPDTATKINEKCFQKGLLMFSPVGVNGECIKICPPLIINREALIEGIKVLEEACDEVLGK, from the coding sequence ATGGCAAAGTATAATTTAGAACCCGTTGATGTACCTAAAATTAAAACAAAATACAGGTGTATAAAAACCAAACTTCCTGTCCCGCAATCCCTGAAAATATTTAAATCCCTGATGGAGTCCGAGCCTAAATCCATGATGGGTCAGCCGCCTGTGATATGGCATAAAGCCGAAGGATTTCAGGTATACGACAAATGGGGAAATAAATGGATTGACTGGTCTTCGGGTGTGCTTATAACCAATGCCGGTCATGGAAGAAAAGAAATTATAAAAGCAGTGCGGAAGATTTTAGATCAAAAACTTCTTGCAACTTACGTATTTGTACATGAACAAAGAGCCGAATTAGTTAAAGCGCTCCAGGAACTTTCACCGGATCCTTCAAATTACCATGTGTTTTTATTGACTACCGGCAGCGAAGCTGTTGAAAACGCCATTAAACTTGCGAAGACGTATGCTGTTGAAAAATATGGGCCGAAAAGAAAATATCTAGTGTCATTTAAAAACGCTTTTCACGGCAGGACGCTCGGTTCGCAACTTGCAGGCGGGATGGAAAAATCAAAAAAATGGATAGTGGACGGCGATAAAACTTTTATACAAGTACCGTTTCCTGACGGCTATAAAAATGAAGATATCTCTTTTGAGCTTTTTGTAAAAACTTTAATTGAAAAAAATGTGAAACCTGACGAAATAGCCGGTGTTCTTGTAGAATCGTATCAGGGCGTAGGTCCGGATTTTCTGCCGTATGAATACGCGCAACGTTTAGCAAAGTTTTGTAAAGACAATGATATCGTGTTGATTTGTGATGAAGTCCAGGCCGGGTTTTGCAGGACAGGCAAAATGTTTACTTTCGAACATTATGACATAAAACCGGACCTAATCGTTTGTGGTAAGGGCATATCGTCTTCATTACCGATTTCTGCCGTTATCGGCAGAAAAGACATATTGGGACTTTATTCACCCGGGTCTATGACTTCAACACATTCAGCAAGTCCGCTGCCGGTTGCTGCGTCTTTGGCAAACCTTAAAATACTTAAAAAAGAGAAACTTGCTGAGAAATCAAAAAAACTCGGTGAAATACTTATACCTGAGCTTAGAAGGATAAGAGAAAAATATCCGCATGTTCTTGGTTGTGTTCAGGGTAAAGGGCTTGTCGGAGGTATCCAGGTAGTTAAGAAAGGTACCAAAGAACCGGACCCCGATACTGCTACAAAAATCAATGAAAAATGTTTTCAAAAAGGACTTTTAATGTTTTCACCTGTAGGAGTAAACGGTGAATGTATAAAAATATGTCCGCCTCTTATAATAAACAGAGAAGCGCTGATAGAAGGCATAAAAGTTCTTGAAGAAGCGTGTGATGAGGTTTTAGGGAAATAA
- a CDS encoding nitroreductase family protein, with product MSKIGPADIDFYSGADTAFISQNVYLYCASEGLTTVVRAFVDKPALEKAMKLRKDQKVTLSQTVGYPKK from the coding sequence ATGAGTAAAATCGGACCTGCAGATATTGATTTTTATTCAGGTGCAGACACGGCGTTCATCAGTCAGAATGTTTATTTGTACTGTGCTTCAGAAGGTCTGACTACAGTGGTGCGGGCTTTTGTAGATAAACCTGCGCTTGAAAAAGCAATGAAATTGAGAAAAGACCAGAAAGTAACACTTTCACAAACGGTAGGTTATCCGAAGAAATAA
- a CDS encoding YdcF family protein — MIHIISKFFVIPLYPAGFIATFGLLALILLAFNKRKMGYIAFFLSIFGFIFFSSPIVAHKLMRSLESQYSPAYTYPKVSAVVLLGGSEMPKLPPRIYYETNQNADRIMHAARLFKKGYAPYLITTGGQITFIKEFPGSEAEISCSLLTELFGINSAKILMDTKSKNTHDNAVNVKELLEKYKLKPTIILVTSAYHMPRSVLIFEKQGFTVYPAPTDYYADKDFQLKIYTCLPDSGALVINTTVLHEYYGILAYKILGWI, encoded by the coding sequence ATGATTCATATTATTTCAAAATTTTTTGTTATTCCATTATACCCGGCAGGGTTTATAGCAACATTCGGGCTGCTTGCTTTAATACTGCTTGCTTTTAATAAAAGAAAAATGGGGTATATAGCATTTTTTTTATCAATATTTGGTTTTATCTTTTTTTCGTCTCCTATAGTAGCGCATAAACTCATGCGGAGTTTGGAAAGTCAATATTCACCGGCATATACCTACCCTAAAGTTTCTGCAGTTGTACTTTTAGGCGGTTCTGAAATGCCAAAACTGCCTCCGCGTATTTACTATGAAACTAACCAAAATGCAGATAGAATAATGCATGCCGCCCGACTGTTTAAAAAAGGTTACGCACCATATCTCATTACGACAGGAGGGCAGATAACATTTATAAAAGAATTTCCAGGTTCAGAAGCGGAAATAAGTTGTTCTCTTCTGACTGAACTTTTTGGAATAAATTCAGCAAAAATATTGATGGATACTAAATCCAAGAATACACACGACAATGCTGTTAATGTAAAGGAACTATTGGAGAAATACAAACTTAAACCAACCATTATTCTTGTTACCAGCGCGTATCACATGCCACGGTCAGTGCTTATATTTGAAAAACAGGGATTCACTGTTTACCCGGCGCCGACTGATTATTATGCAGACAAGGATTTTCAATTAAAAATCTACACGTGTTTACCTGATTCGGGGGCGCTTGTAATAAACACCACAGTATTACATGAATACTACGGTATATTAGCATATAAAATATTAGGTTGGATATAG
- a CDS encoding ABC transporter ATP-binding protein, with translation MIKITNLTKKFKDKIAINNISLEIKPGEIFGVLGPNGAGKTTTIKLIAGLLRPTSGSIIVGDYDVQKNPIESKKITGLLPDTPFIYQKLTGREFLEFICGIYNVGCDRIDELLGLFDLKNHSDEIIESYSHGMQQKLVLASILIRSPKVILLDEPLVGLDPKSARLVKNIYLEESKKGTTVFLSTHILEIAEKLCTRLAIIDKGNIIALGTLEELKKHAVSESNLEDVFFKLTENG, from the coding sequence GTGATAAAAATAACTAATCTTACCAAAAAATTCAAAGATAAAATAGCTATTAATAATATCAGTTTGGAAATAAAACCCGGGGAAATATTCGGTGTTTTGGGACCAAACGGGGCGGGTAAAACTACAACCATAAAACTGATAGCGGGGCTTCTTAGACCTACATCGGGTAGTATAATTGTCGGTGATTACGATGTCCAGAAAAATCCTATTGAATCAAAAAAGATTACAGGTCTTCTGCCTGACACGCCTTTCATTTACCAGAAACTAACGGGCCGAGAATTTCTTGAATTTATATGCGGGATTTATAACGTCGGTTGTGACAGGATTGACGAGTTGCTGGGATTATTTGACCTTAAAAACCATTCCGATGAAATTATCGAATCTTATTCGCATGGTATGCAGCAGAAATTAGTTTTGGCGAGTATTCTTATAAGGTCGCCGAAAGTAATTTTACTTGATGAACCGCTAGTGGGACTAGACCCGAAGTCAGCGCGTCTCGTAAAGAACATTTATCTGGAAGAATCAAAAAAAGGAACTACCGTATTTCTGTCAACGCATATACTTGAGATTGCCGAAAAACTTTGCACACGTCTTGCTATAATTGATAAAGGCAATATCATAGCTCTCGGAACACTTGAAGAATTGAAAAAACATGCAGTTTCAGAATCAAATTTAGAAGATGTTTTTTTCAAACTTACTGAAAATGGTTAA
- a CDS encoding nitroreductase family protein codes for MKKIFGLLVVVFLMSVCVFGQAEKEIKLPKPQMEIGKPLMQVLKKRQSGREFSNEKLSLQTISNLLWAAFGINRPDSNGRTAPSAINMQEIDVYVAIPEGLYLYNAKQNLLQSVLTEDIRALTGKQPFVKEAASQSYLCCRPR; via the coding sequence ATGAAAAAGATTTTTGGTTTGTTAGTCGTTGTGTTTTTAATGTCTGTTTGTGTTTTCGGGCAGGCGGAGAAAGAAATAAAACTTCCTAAGCCTCAGATGGAAATCGGGAAACCTCTAATGCAGGTGTTAAAAAAGAGGCAATCCGGAAGGGAATTTAGTAACGAAAAATTATCATTACAAACAATTTCAAATCTGCTTTGGGCAGCATTTGGTATAAATAGACCGGATTCAAACGGCCGTACTGCGCCGTCTGCAATTAATATGCAGGAAATAGATGTCTATGTCGCGATACCGGAAGGACTTTATCTGTATAATGCGAAACAAAATTTATTACAAAGTGTTTTAACAGAAGATATTCGTGCTTTAACGGGGAAACAACCGTTTGTTAAGGAAGCCGCCTCTCAATCTTATTTATGTTGCAGACCGCGCTAA
- a CDS encoding YbgC/FadM family acyl-CoA thioesterase produces the protein MYKLRIYYEDTDAGEVVYYANYLKYFERARTELFRENGIELLELIKRGVHFVVSEVEAKFIVSAVLGDMLSIETKIKEIGKVSLTIEYIIKRDSTVLVTGKTKMGCINDNFKLTKIPPDVLEKLKTTMNHP, from the coding sequence ATGTATAAACTTAGAATTTATTACGAAGATACGGATGCAGGTGAGGTTGTATATTATGCAAATTATTTAAAATATTTTGAAAGAGCGCGCACGGAATTATTCAGAGAAAACGGTATTGAACTACTGGAACTGATTAAACGCGGGGTTCATTTTGTGGTCAGTGAGGTGGAAGCAAAGTTTATTGTTTCGGCTGTACTCGGCGATATGCTTTCAATAGAAACAAAAATAAAAGAGATTGGCAAAGTATCGTTAACTATAGAATACATTATAAAGAGAGACTCGACTGTTCTTGTAACCGGTAAGACAAAGATGGGCTGTATAAACGATAATTTTAAATTAACTAAAATCCCGCCGGATGTTTTAGAAAAACTAAAAACAACAATGAATCACCCTTGA